GATTACTGAAAGTTAACAGCTATGCGTATATTGATAGTCTCCGATATTCATTCAAACTATACTGCGCTCGAAACCGTGCTGGCCGTAGCCGGGTCGTTCGATCAGCTGTGGAATCTTGGCGATACGATTGGCTATGGCCCACGGCCGAATGAATGTGTCGTCTCGATGCAAGCGTACGCCGACGTAATGCTGAGCGGCAATCACGATCTGGCCTGCCTTGGCAAGATCGATCTTAGCGATTTCAACCCCGATGCCCGCGCCGCAAATATCTGGAACGGCAAGCAGCTCGACGATGCCAATCGCGCGCTGCTCGACGAGCTGGCGCCGCAGTACGAGGTCGATGATCGCTTTCTGCTGGCGCACGGCAGCCCGCGCGAACCGATCTGGGAGTACTTGCTCTCGCGCGCGCAAGCTGAAGACAACTTCGCGCAGTTTACGCAGCAAGTCTGCTTCATCGGCCACTCGCATGTGCCGCTGATCATACGCATGCCGCGCGACGGCGAGTGCAGCGAGCCAATGCTGGCCGATGCCGATCTGCTGCTCGAGATCGAGCCAGATTGCCGCTATTTCTTCAACCCCGGCAGTGTCGGCCAGCCGCGCAACCAGGATCCACGCGCAGCCTATGCGATCCTCGACACCGACGCAAATACAGTGCTGTTCAAGCGCATCGAGTACGATATCGCGCACACGCAGCGCCAGATGCGCGAAGCGCGGCTGCCCCCGGCCCTGATTCGCCGGCTCGAGTATGGCATGTAGCTCCTGCGCGCCAGCAGTGTGTGCCACCTGCCCAGGGCCGGCCCCAAGGCTGGTTCTAGGCGAGAAACCGACCTCGCTGAATAAAAGTACCGCTTGGTTGTAAAAACGAGCATTGTGGGCCAATTACCGGTTCGAAAACTGAAACGTCGCTTATACGCGGATGAGAATCGCGGTGGGAGCGTATGATCCAGATCGAACGCGATTATCGCCGGCTGCATGCCGGCTCGGCCGAACGCTACGAGCGCGCCTGCGCCATCTTCCCGAATGGCGTCACCCACGACGGCCGATTTGTCGACCCATTTCCGCTGTATGTCGAGCGCAGTGCCGGCCCGTACAAATGGGATGTCGACGGCAACCGGCTGATCGATTATGTTACCGGCCACGGTGCGCTACTGCTCGGCCACGCGCACCCGGCGATCGTCGCGGCGGTAGCCGAGCAGGTAGCGCGCGGCACGCACTACGGCGCCGAGAACGACCTGTCGCTGCGCTGGGCCGAGCTGGTGATGGGGTTATTCCCGAGCATCGAGCGGCTGCGCTTCACCGCCTCGGGCACCGAGGCGACCATGCTGGCGCTGCGGCTGGCGCGCGCCTACACCAGCCGCACGACGGTGATCCGCCTGGCTGGGCACTACCACGGCTGGCACGATCTGCTCACGCGTGATGCTGCGGCCGACGCCAGCCCGCCCGGCGTGCCCGGCGGCCTGCTCGAATCAACCGTCGTGCTGCCGGCCGATCTCGATCAGATCGAGGCGGCCATCCGCGCGCGCGGCGATGTAGCGGCCCTGATCCTCGAGCCAACCGGCGCCTCGTTTGGCGCGGTGCCGCTGGCCGACACCTTCTTGCAAGCGCTGCGAAACCTGACCAGCGCTCACGACGTGGTGCTGATCTTCGACGAAGTGGTGACCGGCTTTCGGGTGCTGCCCGGCGGGGTGCAGCAGCGGGCCGGCGTGCGGCCCGACCTGACCACGCTGGCGAAGGTGCTGGCCGGTGGCTTAGCGGGCGGCGCGGTTGGTGGGCGGGCCGAGCTGATGCGCTACCTGGCCTTCGGCGATGCCGACTGGAATCGCGATCACAAGATTCGCCATAATGGCACCTTCAATGCCAACCCGCTCTCGGCTGCGGCTGGCGTGGCCATGCTCGAGCAGGTGGCGAGCGGCACGCCCGGCGCGCGCGCGGCGCTGCTGTGCAACCAGCTGATCACGCGCATGAACGATGTGCTGCGGGCGCGCGAGCTGGCCGGCTGGGCGGTGTATGGCGATGCGTCGATCTTTCACCTGCTGGCCGGCAGCCGGATCGAGTTTGCGCCGGGCGAGCTGGTAGCTGAAGTACCGTTGGCCGAGCTGAAGAACGGCGGCAACCCGGCGCTACTGCGGCAGGTGCGCCTTGGCTTGAACAACCATGGCGTCGATCTGATGCGCGGGCGCAGTGGGTTCTTCTCGGCTGCGCACACCGAGGCCGATGTCGACGCGACCGTAGCGGCGTTTGCCGCCACGCTGGCTATGCTGGGCTGAGAGGAACCACATGCCTGAAACGACGATCTACCGGCTGATCCTGATTGGCTTCGGGGCGGCCGGGCAAGGGTTCGCCCAGATTCTACGCTACCATAGCGGCTGGCTGGTACAGCGCTATGGCATCGATGTGCGGCTTGTCGCGGTGTGTACGCGCAGCCGCGGCAGTGTGTATGATCCCGAAGGGCTCGACCCGGCCGCGCTGCTCGATGCGATCAAGCAGGACGGCGACCTGAGCGGGCTGCAAGGCCAGCGCAACTGGCGCCCCGAAGACGCGATCGAGCAAGCCGACGCCGACGTGCTGATCGAGCTCAGCCCAACCAACCTCACCGACGGTGAGCCGGCCACCGGCTACATCCGGCTGGCGCTGGCCAATGGCCTGCACGTCGTGACCGCCAACAAAGGCCCGATCGCGCTACACCTCTCGGAGCTGCGGCGCCTGGCCACCGAAGCGCAGCTCTACCTCGGCTACGAGGGCACGGTGATGTCGGGCACACCGGCGTTGCGGCTGGGCTGGAGCAGCCTGGCCGGCTGCGAGATTCTCGAGCTGCGCGGGATTGTCAACGGCACCAGCAACTACATCCTGACCCAGATGGAGGGCGGGATGTCGTACGCTGACGCGCTGGCCGAGGCTCAGCGGCTAGGCTACGCCGAGGCCGACCCAGCCGGTGATGTGGAGGGCCACGACGCGGCGGCCAAAGCGGTGATCCTGGCCAAAGTGATCATGAACGCACGGATCGACCTGAGTGATGTCGAGCGCATGGGCATCACCACGCTCACGCGCGACACGATCGAGGCAGCGCGCGACTCGGGCGAGCGCTGGAAGCTGATCGCGCGCGTCTGGAACGACGGCGGCAACGTGCGCGCCAGCGTGCAGCCAATGCGTCTGCCGGTCAGCCATCCGCTGGCGGGGGTCGGTGGTGCGACCAACGCGATCACCTATAGCACCGACTTGCTTGGCGACGTGACACTGATTGGGCCGGGGGCGGGCGGAGCCGCCACTGGGTTTGCGATCGTCTCTGATCTGCTCGAGATGCATATGCTATGGGGGCGCGCGTAGGTATCGTTGCGCACGGCGCCGATCGGGATCCATCGAGGTGGCCACATATTAGCGCGCCGGATCAAGCGCGCGCTGTACCGCTGCCCGAGCTACATCGCCAACCCCAAATACAACATACTCGGGTTGGCCAGTTAGCGGCGAGCGCGGCCCCTGGCCGAGCTGCTGCGCCGCTGGCCCAAGTGCGCCGGCCGCGCGCTCAACATCGCCCGGTGGAAGTTCGCCATAGGCGATCAGGATGGCGCGATCACCGGGCGGCACCGTCAGCGACTGGCCGTCGTAATGCTCGACGGCCAAGCCAAAGCTCAGGTAGTTGAGCACCGAGGCGTCGCCCGGCCCGCTGGGGATGAACAGCCGGTAGCCCCCCGCTGCCAGCAGTGGGTCGCGCGCGAGCCGCTGTGCCAGCAAGCCAATGTGCGTATCGGCCACATAGAACTGCTCGTATACCTGGTTGCGCGCCGGCCAGGCCACGAAGTAACGCAGGCCATTCAGCAGTAGCACCGCCAGCAGTACCACGGCCACGCCGGCACGCACCCACGTGCGCCGCCCCCCGGTGGCGGCCCAGCCAAGCACCGCGTCGCTGCCCAGGCCGGCCAGCACGATACTAGGTGCAAGCGACTCGACTGTGCGCATTGCGTGGGGCGCTTCGATGCTGAACAGGCCTGCGGCAAGCGCCAGCAGCACCCAGGCGCCCAGCAGGCGCGCGCGTCGATCGCGCCAGCCGGCCAGCACGAGCGCTACGCCAACCGCAAACAGCACGCCGGTCAGCGGGTCGAGCATGGGCGCGTTGGGCAGGTTATGCCGGCCGATATAGTCGCCACGCACGTTCCACATGCCCAGGTGCAGCCCAAGATTCTGCTCAATCCGCGCCAGCGGCGCACGAATCTCGAGCGAGTCGGGGTTGAAGATCGAGGTCTGGCCAATCCGCTTGCTAAAGCCGGCCTGGTTGTCCCAGGCATAGCGGATCAGCGGCGCCGCCAGCGCGAGCGCGAGCACCGCCGCGAGGGCCAGGAACGGCAACACCCGGCGCCAGGCCCGCCAATCGCGGCCAAGCCAGAGGCAGGTGAGCAGCGCCAGCACCAGCGGGGTCAGACGCGAGGTGTGGTAGGCATAGACGGTGATGCCGACGGCCAGGCCCATGCCGAGCGCCGCCAGCAGCCGAGCGCCCACGCGCTCGGCGCGGCACAGCCGCCAGAGGCAGCCAAGCGCCACCAGCGTCAGCAGCGGCCCGATCACGGTTGGAAATGCGAAGCGGCTAAGCGTGATATGCCAGACCGAGAGCGCCAGCAGCGCGGCGGATAGCAGGGCAGCGCGCGCGCCAAACAGCGGCCGGGCTGCCCAATAGAGCGCCAGCGGCGTGAGTGCGCCGCACAGCGCCGGCATCAGCCGCACCGCCCACGGCTCGGGGCCAAACAGGCCGATCGCCGGCGCGACGAGGTAGAACAGCCCGGCCGGCAGATCGGCCATGCCCGGCACATACACCGGGCGGTAGGCTGGGTCGTGCAGAATGCGCAGTGCCAGCAGGCCGTGGCGGGCTTCATCGCGCCACATCCCCAGCGGCAGCGCATCGAGGCCCAGCAGGCGCAGCCCGAGCGCCACCAGCGTAATCAGCGCCAGGGCAGCCAGCACCGTGCGGCGTGCCACCGGCTGGGCAGCGGCGGGGGGCACGCTTGGGAGCGCGGCGGCCAGCAGCATGCCACCCAGCAGCAGCAGCGGCCAGCCTAGCACGCCCAACCAGCCCTGCTGAAGTGGCAGCAGCGCCTGGGCCAGGCCCAGCGCCAGCAGGCCGGCGCCAACTGCCGGCCCGGCCGGCAGGCGTGGATGCACAGCACGCAGCAGCAGCGGCGCGAGCAGCGCCAACCAGGCCAGCGCCAGCGCCAGCCACAGATTCGGCAGCCAGTAGCCGGCCGCG
The sequence above is drawn from the Candidatus Kouleothrix ribensis genome and encodes:
- a CDS encoding metallophosphoesterase family protein, translated to MRILIVSDIHSNYTALETVLAVAGSFDQLWNLGDTIGYGPRPNECVVSMQAYADVMLSGNHDLACLGKIDLSDFNPDARAANIWNGKQLDDANRALLDELAPQYEVDDRFLLAHGSPREPIWEYLLSRAQAEDNFAQFTQQVCFIGHSHVPLIIRMPRDGECSEPMLADADLLLEIEPDCRYFFNPGSVGQPRNQDPRAAYAILDTDANTVLFKRIEYDIAHTQRQMREARLPPALIRRLEYGM
- a CDS encoding glycosyltransferase family 39 protein, translated to MIFRPLAWRTWLLDLALLGVAVAAIIIAATWLARPTLTIQAADADARRYLGAFWAKEQNATDTYRWAQPDAQLRLFGFEQRGPLLVRVRLSASRPANQPLVQLTLTNIEPALRFTLGREWREYTLLLPAPPHDAEGRLLALHSLVDPPYAESRPLGFALSSISVVAHPLTPADRLPDGGRLAFLVLLAATIYGALRRRLARGPAFALVLAGALALGAWMLVAPIAAGYWLPNLWLALALAWLALLAPLLLRAVHPRLPAGPAVGAGLLALGLAQALLPLQQGWLGVLGWPLLLLGGMLLAAALPSVPPAAAQPVARRTVLAALALITLVALGLRLLGLDALPLGMWRDEARHGLLALRILHDPAYRPVYVPGMADLPAGLFYLVAPAIGLFGPEPWAVRLMPALCGALTPLALYWAARPLFGARAALLSAALLALSVWHITLSRFAFPTVIGPLLTLVALGCLWRLCRAERVGARLLAALGMGLAVGITVYAYHTSRLTPLVLALLTCLWLGRDWRAWRRVLPFLALAAVLALALAAPLIRYAWDNQAGFSKRIGQTSIFNPDSLEIRAPLARIEQNLGLHLGMWNVRGDYIGRHNLPNAPMLDPLTGVLFAVGVALVLAGWRDRRARLLGAWVLLALAAGLFSIEAPHAMRTVESLAPSIVLAGLGSDAVLGWAATGGRRTWVRAGVAVVLLAVLLLNGLRYFVAWPARNQVYEQFYVADTHIGLLAQRLARDPLLAAGGYRLFIPSGPGDASVLNYLSFGLAVEHYDGQSLTVPPGDRAILIAYGELPPGDVERAAGALGPAAQQLGQGPRSPLTGQPEYVVFGVGDVARAAVQRALDPAR
- a CDS encoding homoserine dehydrogenase; the protein is MPETTIYRLILIGFGAAGQGFAQILRYHSGWLVQRYGIDVRLVAVCTRSRGSVYDPEGLDPAALLDAIKQDGDLSGLQGQRNWRPEDAIEQADADVLIELSPTNLTDGEPATGYIRLALANGLHVVTANKGPIALHLSELRRLATEAQLYLGYEGTVMSGTPALRLGWSSLAGCEILELRGIVNGTSNYILTQMEGGMSYADALAEAQRLGYAEADPAGDVEGHDAAAKAVILAKVIMNARIDLSDVERMGITTLTRDTIEAARDSGERWKLIARVWNDGGNVRASVQPMRLPVSHPLAGVGGATNAITYSTDLLGDVTLIGPGAGGAATGFAIVSDLLEMHMLWGRA
- a CDS encoding aminotransferase class III-fold pyridoxal phosphate-dependent enzyme, whose translation is MIQIERDYRRLHAGSAERYERACAIFPNGVTHDGRFVDPFPLYVERSAGPYKWDVDGNRLIDYVTGHGALLLGHAHPAIVAAVAEQVARGTHYGAENDLSLRWAELVMGLFPSIERLRFTASGTEATMLALRLARAYTSRTTVIRLAGHYHGWHDLLTRDAAADASPPGVPGGLLESTVVLPADLDQIEAAIRARGDVAALILEPTGASFGAVPLADTFLQALRNLTSAHDVVLIFDEVVTGFRVLPGGVQQRAGVRPDLTTLAKVLAGGLAGGAVGGRAELMRYLAFGDADWNRDHKIRHNGTFNANPLSAAAGVAMLEQVASGTPGARAALLCNQLITRMNDVLRARELAGWAVYGDASIFHLLAGSRIEFAPGELVAEVPLAELKNGGNPALLRQVRLGLNNHGVDLMRGRSGFFSAAHTEADVDATVAAFAATLAMLG